The following coding sequences are from one bacterium window:
- the pdxS gene encoding pyridoxal 5'-phosphate synthase lyase subunit PdxS — protein sequence MTTPWSDEKIQERMKLKVGLAEMLKGGCIMDVTNAEQAKIAEEAGAVAVMALERIPADIRKDGGIARMSQPKMIKAIQETVSIPVMAKCRIGHFAEAQILEALGVDFVDESEVLTPADEKNHVDKWPFKVPFVCGCRDLGEALRRIGEGAAMIRTKGEAGSGNIVEAVRHMRAVQEGIRRLTVLREDELMAEAKALGAPYHIVLETAKLGKLPVPNFAAGGVATPADASLMMQLGAESVFVGSGIFKSKDPQPRAEAIVQAVTYYDDPQKLLEISMELGEAMEGLDVASMPEGEKMASRGW from the coding sequence ATGACGACGCCGTGGAGCGACGAGAAGATCCAGGAGCGCATGAAGCTGAAGGTCGGCCTGGCCGAGATGCTCAAGGGCGGCTGCATCATGGACGTGACCAACGCCGAACAGGCCAAGATCGCCGAGGAGGCCGGCGCGGTCGCCGTGATGGCGCTGGAGCGCATCCCCGCCGACATCCGCAAGGACGGCGGCATCGCGCGGATGAGCCAGCCCAAGATGATCAAGGCGATCCAGGAGACGGTGTCGATACCGGTCATGGCCAAGTGCCGGATCGGGCACTTCGCGGAGGCGCAGATCCTCGAGGCGCTGGGCGTGGACTTCGTGGACGAGTCGGAGGTGCTGACGCCCGCCGACGAGAAGAACCACGTCGACAAGTGGCCGTTCAAGGTGCCCTTTGTATGCGGGTGCCGCGACCTGGGGGAGGCGCTCAGGCGGATCGGCGAGGGCGCGGCGATGATCCGGACCAAGGGGGAGGCCGGGAGCGGGAACATCGTCGAGGCCGTGCGGCACATGCGAGCGGTGCAGGAGGGGATCCGGCGGCTGACGGTGCTGCGGGAGGACGAGTTGATGGCGGAGGCGAAGGCGCTCGGCGCGCCGTACCACATAGTGCTGGAGACCGCCAAGCTGGGCAAGCTGCCGGTGCCGAACTTCGCGGCCGGGGGGGTGGCGACGCCTGCCGACGCATCGTTGATGATGCAGCTGGGGGCGGAGTCGGTGTTCGTGGGATCGGGGATCTTCAAGAGCAAGGATCCACAGCCGCGGGCCGAGGCCATCGTGCAGGCGGTGACGTATTATGACGATCCCCAGAAGCTGCTGGAGATCAGCATGGAGCTGGGGGAGGCCATGGAGGGGCTGGACGTGGCGAGTATGCCTGAAGGGGAGAAGATGGCTAGTCGGGGGTGGTAG
- the pdxT gene encoding pyridoxal 5'-phosphate synthase glutaminase subunit PdxT, which translates to MSELPMGILALQGDFELHEQALDRQGVAHVRVRRPEELERVRGLIIPGGESTTMTRLIDKAGLRQPILDFAAAGKPILGTCAGLIMLATRIDEEEGRHGVKPLGLLDVLVRRNGYGRQIDSFVGDVEIVATGERVSGVFIRAPKILGVGDGVEVVVTRDGEPVGVRVGNVTGLAYHPEANGDPAKLAVAIYI; encoded by the coding sequence TTGAGCGAGCTTCCCATGGGTATTCTCGCCCTGCAGGGCGACTTCGAGCTGCACGAGCAGGCGCTGGACCGGCAGGGCGTGGCGCACGTGCGCGTGCGCCGGCCCGAGGAGCTTGAGCGGGTGCGGGGATTGATCATTCCCGGCGGGGAGAGCACGACGATGACGCGGCTGATCGACAAGGCGGGGTTGCGGCAGCCGATCCTGGATTTCGCGGCGGCGGGGAAGCCGATTCTCGGCACATGCGCGGGCCTGATCATGCTGGCGACGCGGATAGACGAAGAAGAGGGACGACACGGAGTGAAGCCGTTGGGGTTGCTGGATGTGCTGGTCAGGCGCAACGGCTACGGCCGGCAGATCGACTCGTTCGTGGGGGATGTGGAGATCGTGGCGACGGGGGAGAGGGTGTCGGGGGTGTTCATCCGGGCGCCGAAGATCCTGGGGGTCGGGGACGGAGTCGAGGTCGTTGTTACGCGGGACGGGGAGCCAGTAGGGGTGAGGGTTGGAAACGTGACCGGGTTGGCTTATCATCCGGAAGCGAACGGAGATCCGGCCAAACTGGCCGTGGCAATATATATCTGA